The following coding sequences lie in one Candidatus Paceibacterota bacterium genomic window:
- a CDS encoding helix-turn-helix domain-containing protein, whose protein sequence is MTQAEALTILKMGKNVYLSGPAGSGKTHTLRAYIAYLREKNIEVAVTASTGIAATHLGGMTIHSWSGLGVKDSLSEWDIDMLESKQNLWKRYQATKVLIIDEISMLHHFRFDLLDRLCRSFKRNEAAFGGLQVVLCGDFFQLPPVSRAGERAPEFAYKSKIWKEMDLTVCYLSEQHRQSDSAYFSLLSAIRENNVDEEVLEHLRSRFKKRSSSTLPPTKLFSHNVDIDVINNNELEKLSGEARTFQMVFRGRKPLTDLLARSCLAPEKLTLKIGARVMFVKNNYEKGFINGTLGEIVGYDEANNPLVKISSGKILTASLESWRIEEEGKVLAEIIQVPLRLAWAITIHKSQGMSLEAAEIDLSKSFVAGMGYVALSRVRNLEGLTLLGLNQTALLVNGEVFEVDQKLRQQSEEARAELSEMDPETIERLQEEFVRRNASTKTKNNENLSTHHKTKLLVLEKMSLEKIAKERELKEGTIIDHLETLIEDNEQIDISYIKSAKFSDSRFKKIEKAFKKSFEKHGDTRLTPVKIMLGPGFSYEELRLARLFIDLE, encoded by the coding sequence ATGACGCAGGCCGAAGCTCTGACTATTTTAAAAATGGGGAAGAATGTATATCTCTCCGGCCCGGCCGGCAGTGGCAAGACTCATACTCTGCGCGCCTACATTGCTTATTTAAGAGAAAAGAATATTGAAGTGGCCGTGACCGCTTCTACCGGTATTGCCGCTACGCATCTTGGTGGGATGACTATTCATTCCTGGAGCGGTCTCGGGGTAAAAGATAGTTTGTCAGAGTGGGATATTGATATGCTGGAGTCAAAGCAGAATCTCTGGAAAAGATATCAGGCCACGAAAGTGCTAATTATTGACGAGATCTCAATGCTGCATCATTTTCGGTTTGATCTGTTGGATCGGCTTTGCCGATCCTTTAAGAGAAATGAGGCCGCCTTCGGCGGCCTACAAGTTGTCTTATGTGGTGACTTTTTCCAGCTCCCGCCTGTCTCTCGAGCCGGCGAGAGAGCGCCAGAATTTGCCTACAAATCAAAGATCTGGAAAGAGATGGATTTGACCGTTTGTTATCTCTCCGAGCAGCATCGCCAAAGCGATAGCGCCTATTTTTCGCTACTCAGCGCCATTCGAGAAAATAATGTAGATGAAGAAGTTTTGGAACATTTGCGCAGCCGCTTTAAGAAAAGATCGAGCTCGACTCTGCCGCCGACTAAGCTTTTCAGCCACAATGTTGATATTGATGTCATTAATAATAATGAGCTCGAAAAACTCTCGGGAGAAGCTCGGACTTTTCAGATGGTTTTTCGTGGGCGCAAACCTCTGACTGACCTTTTGGCCAGAAGTTGCCTAGCGCCGGAGAAATTGACTTTGAAAATCGGCGCTCGAGTGATGTTCGTCAAAAATAATTATGAGAAAGGCTTCATCAACGGCACTTTGGGGGAAATAGTCGGCTACGACGAAGCTAACAATCCTTTGGTCAAAATCTCTTCAGGCAAAATTCTGACCGCCTCTCTCGAAAGCTGGCGAATCGAAGAAGAGGGCAAGGTTCTGGCGGAAATCATTCAAGTACCACTTCGATTGGCCTGGGCCATCACCATTCATAAAAGTCAGGGCATGAGTCTCGAAGCGGCTGAGATTGATCTTTCAAAATCATTTGTGGCCGGCATGGGGTATGTGGCCCTGTCACGAGTAAGGAATCTTGAGGGACTGACTCTCCTTGGCCTTAATCAGACGGCTCTCTTGGTGAACGGCGAAGTTTTTGAAGTGGACCAAAAACTTCGTCAGCAATCCGAAGAAGCTAGAGCCGAACTTTCGGAAATGGATCCGGAAACCATCGAGCGCCTTCAGGAAGAATTTGTGCGCCGAAACGCTTCAACCAAAACAAAAAATAATGAAAATCTCTCCACTCATCACAAGACTAAACTGTTAGTACTAGAGAAAATGTCACTGGAGAAAATTGCCAAGGAGCGCGAACTAAAAGAGGGAACCATCATCGATCATCTAGAAACTTTAATTGAAGATAATGAGCAGATTGATATTAGTTACATTAAATCGGCCAAGTTTAGCGACTCTCGTTTCAAAAAAATTGAGAAGGCCTTCAAAAAATCCTTTGAAAAACATGGCGACACTCGTCTGACGCCAGTCAAAATAATGCTTGGGCCCGGCTTTTCCTACGAAGAGTTAAGATTAGCCAGACTTTTTATTGATTTGGAGTGA